The proteins below come from a single Takifugu rubripes chromosome 10, fTakRub1.2, whole genome shotgun sequence genomic window:
- the LOC101061534 gene encoding clavesin-1-like isoform X2, which produces MMTHLHAGLSAETTEKARAELNENPETLHQDIQQIRDMIVTRPDIGFLRTDDDFILRFLRARKFDQVDDPGIKRALMDGFPGVLENPDQQGRKILILFASNWDQSRNSFIDILRAILLSLEVLIENPELQINGFILIIDWSNFSFKQASKLTPNMLKLAIEGLQDSFPARFGGIHFVNQPWYIHAMYTIIKPFLKDKTRKRIFLHGNNLNSLHQLIQPECLPSEFGGTLPPYDMGMWARTLLGPDYSDETEYMLTYDALHVRENCGGGGGDMMTRSQSVVESGTLRQADRDTSTPLLALE; this is translated from the exons ATGATGACGCACCTGCACGCCGGCCTGAGCGCCGAGACCACGGAGAAAGCTCGAGCGGAGCTGAACGAGAACCCAGAAACTCTCCACCAGGACATCCAACAG ATCCGGGACATGATCGTAACGCGGCCGGATATTGGTTTCCTGAGGACAGATGACGATTTCATCCTCCGCTTCCTGAGAGCCCGAAAGTTCGACCAG gtggaCGATCCGGGCATCAAGCGGGCACTGATGGATGGGTTTCCGGGTGTGTTGGAGAATCCGGACCAACAAGGCAGAAAGATCCTGATTCTCTTTGCTTCCAACTGGGACCAGAGCAG GAACTCCTTCATAGACATCCTGCGGGCCATCCTGCTCTCCTTGGAGGTTCTGATCGAGAACCCGGAGCTCCAGATCAACGGGTTCATCCTCATCATCGACTGGAGCAACTTCTCCTTCAAACAGGCCTCCAAACTCACTCCCAACATGCTCAAGCTGGCCATCGAAGGGCTTCAG GACAGTTTTCCTGCCCGCTTCGGGGGAATCCACTTCGTCAACCAGCCGTGGTACATTCATGCCATGTACACCATCATCAAGCCTTTCCTCAAAGACAAGACCAGGAAgagg atttTTCTCCACGGCAACAATCTGAACTCGCTCCATCAGCTGATCCAGCCCGAGTGTCTGCCCTCGGAGTTCGGCGGGACGCTGCCGCCGTACGACATGGGCATGTGGGCGCGAACGCTGCTGGGCCCCGACTACAGCGACGAGACGGAGTACATGCTGACGTACGACGCCCTGCACGTGCGGGAGAactgtggtggaggtggaggagacatGATGACGAG GTCTCAGTCGGTCGTGGAGTCGGGAACGCTGCGACAGGCAGACAGGGACACCAGCACGCCGCTACTGGCCCTGGAATGA
- the LOC101061534 gene encoding clavesin-1-like isoform X1, which translates to MMTHLHAGLSAETTEKARAELNENPETLHQDIQQIRDMIVTRPDIGFLRTDDDFILRFLRARKFDQVETFRLLAQYFQFRQQNLDMFQSFKVDDPGIKRALMDGFPGVLENPDQQGRKILILFASNWDQSRNSFIDILRAILLSLEVLIENPELQINGFILIIDWSNFSFKQASKLTPNMLKLAIEGLQDSFPARFGGIHFVNQPWYIHAMYTIIKPFLKDKTRKRIFLHGNNLNSLHQLIQPECLPSEFGGTLPPYDMGMWARTLLGPDYSDETEYMLTYDALHVRENCGGGGGDMMTRSQSVVESGTLRQADRDTSTPLLALE; encoded by the exons ATGATGACGCACCTGCACGCCGGCCTGAGCGCCGAGACCACGGAGAAAGCTCGAGCGGAGCTGAACGAGAACCCAGAAACTCTCCACCAGGACATCCAACAG ATCCGGGACATGATCGTAACGCGGCCGGATATTGGTTTCCTGAGGACAGATGACGATTTCATCCTCCGCTTCCTGAGAGCCCGAAAGTTCGACCAGGTGGAGACCTTCAGGCTGCTGGCCCAGTACTTCCAGTTCAGACAGCAGAACCTTGACATGTTCCAGAGCTTCAAG gtggaCGATCCGGGCATCAAGCGGGCACTGATGGATGGGTTTCCGGGTGTGTTGGAGAATCCGGACCAACAAGGCAGAAAGATCCTGATTCTCTTTGCTTCCAACTGGGACCAGAGCAG GAACTCCTTCATAGACATCCTGCGGGCCATCCTGCTCTCCTTGGAGGTTCTGATCGAGAACCCGGAGCTCCAGATCAACGGGTTCATCCTCATCATCGACTGGAGCAACTTCTCCTTCAAACAGGCCTCCAAACTCACTCCCAACATGCTCAAGCTGGCCATCGAAGGGCTTCAG GACAGTTTTCCTGCCCGCTTCGGGGGAATCCACTTCGTCAACCAGCCGTGGTACATTCATGCCATGTACACCATCATCAAGCCTTTCCTCAAAGACAAGACCAGGAAgagg atttTTCTCCACGGCAACAATCTGAACTCGCTCCATCAGCTGATCCAGCCCGAGTGTCTGCCCTCGGAGTTCGGCGGGACGCTGCCGCCGTACGACATGGGCATGTGGGCGCGAACGCTGCTGGGCCCCGACTACAGCGACGAGACGGAGTACATGCTGACGTACGACGCCCTGCACGTGCGGGAGAactgtggtggaggtggaggagacatGATGACGAG GTCTCAGTCGGTCGTGGAGTCGGGAACGCTGCGACAGGCAGACAGGGACACCAGCACGCCGCTACTGGCCCTGGAATGA
- the LOC115251215 gene encoding serine/threonine-protein kinase RIO3-like: MNQIGLATETPKSPWGQAAPAVAPACSLNDVMSEQLARQLEEEEGPFPSLADPTADLLLSDEVGDMSSDLMLAQMLQMQFDREFDDQLRREEKKFNVGPLSISFENFRMVHPYEDSESSEDEVDWQDTRHDPYRADKPQATPRRGFSGKGKNITTKHDEVTCGRKNTARMDNFAPEVHVGDGFGMDLKLSNQVFNSLKQHCYSEQRRSARLHEKKEHSTSEQAVDSRTRLLMYKMVNAGVLEKINGCISTGKESVVFHADGGSLEEQPVPDEVVLKVFKTTLNEFKNRYPYIKDDYRFRDRFSKLNPRKIIRVWAEKEMHNLCRMKKAQIPCPEAVLLKKHILVMSFIGKDHVPAPKLKDVLLSGEDMKNAFYQVLQMMQTLYQECNLVHADLSEYNMLWFEGKVWLIDVSQSVEPTHPHGLEFLFRDCKNVSTFFQKKDVAEAMNPYELFNAVSGLKIPIGVEDEADFVSEIAALEKRNEDHVQRRGKKTFPVESEDGGPPLNPGVDD, translated from the exons atgaacCAAATAGGACTCGCAACAGAAACACCAAAG AGCCCCTGGGGCCAGGCTGCACCGGCGGTGGCTCCGGCCTGCTCTCTGAACGATGTGATGAGTGAACAGCTGGCcagacagctggaggaagaggagggcccCTTCCCTTCACTGGCGGA tcCAACAGCCGATCTGCTGCTGTCGGACGAAGTCGGCGACATGAGCAGCGACCTGATGCTCgcgcagatgctgcagatgcagtTTGACCGGGAGTTTGATGACCAGCTCCGCCGGGAGGAGAAGAAATTCAATG TTGGTCCACTGTCCATCTCCTTCGAGAACTTCCGGATGGTTCATCCTTATGAAGACAGTGAGAGTTCTGAGGATGAGGTGGACTGGCAGGACACCAGACACGACCCCTACAGAGCCG ACAAACCTCAGGCGACCCCCCGCAGAGGCTTTTCAGGTAAAGGCAAGAACATCACGACCAAACACGACGAGGTGACGTGCGGCCGCAAGAACACGGCTCGGATGGACAAC TTTGCTCCAGAGGTCCATGTGGGCGACGGGTTTGGGATGGACCTGAAGCTGTCCAATCAGGTTTTCAACTCTCTGAAGCAGCACTGCTACAGTGAGCAGCGGCGCAGCGCCAGACTGCACGAGAAGAAGGAGCACTCCACCTCT GAACAAGCAGTGGACTCTCGCACTCGCCTGCTGATGTACAAGATGGTGAATGCCGGCGTGCTGGAGAAGATCAACGGCTGCATCAGTACCGGAAAAGAGTCGGTGGTCTTCCACGcagatggagggag cctggaggagcagccgGTTCCAGACGAGGTGGTTCTGAAGGTCTTCAAGACGACGCTGAACGAGTTCAAGAACCGGTATCCCTACATCAAAGACGATTACCGCTTCAGAGATCGCTTCAGCAAACTGAACCCACGCAAGATCATCCGAGTGTGGGCGGAGAAGGAGATGCACAACCTGTGCAG GATGAAGAAGGCCCAGATTCCCTGTCCGGAGGCGGTTCTGCTGAAGAAACACATCCTGGTGATGTCGTTCATCGGGAAAGACCACGTCCCCGCCCCCAAGCTGAAAGACGTCCTGTTGAGTGGTGAGGacatgaagaacgccttttacCAGGTTCTCCAG ATGATGCAGACGTTGTATCAGGAGTGTAACCTCGTTCACGCTGACCTGAGCGAATACAACATGCTGTGGTTTGAAGGAAAG GTCTGGTTGATCGATGTCAGTCAGTCTGTGGAGCCCACTCATCCTCACGGTTTGGAGTTCCTCTTCAGGGATTGCAAGAATGTTTCCACG TTCTTCCAGAAGAAGGACGTGGCCGAGGCCATGAACCCGTACGAGCTCTTTAATGCTGTCAGCGGACTGAAGATCCCCATTGGAGTTGAGGACGAGGCCGACTTCGTTAGTGAG ATTGCGGCTCTAGAGAAGAGGAATGAAGATCATGTGCAAAGGCGAGGAAAGAAGACTTTCCCCGTGGAGTCTGAAGATGGCGGCCCTCCTTTGAATCCGGGCGTTGATGATTAA
- the LOC101078281 gene encoding serine/threonine-protein kinase RIO3 translates to MDQIGLATETPKSPWGQAAPAVAPACSLNDVMSEQLARQLEEEEGPFPSLADPTADLLLSDEVGDTSSDLMLAQMLQMQFDREFDDQLRREEKKFNGDSKVSISFENFRMVHPYEDSESSEDEVDWQDTRHDPYRADKPQATPRRGFSGKGKNITTKHDEVTCGRKNTARMDNFAPEVHVGDGLGMDLKLSNQVFNSLKQHCYSEQRRSARLHEKKEHSTSEQAVDSRTRLLMYKMVNAGVLEKINGCISTGKESVVFHADGGSLEEQPVPDEVVLKVFKTTLNEFKNRDRYIKDDYRFRDRFSKLNPRKIIRLWAEKEMHNLCRMKKAQIPCPEAVLLKKHILVMSFIGKDHVPAPKLKDVLLSGEDMKNAFYQVLQMMQTLYQECNLVHADLSEYNMLWFEGKVWLIDVSQSVEPTHPHGLEFLFRDCKNVSTFFQKKDVAEAMNPYELFNAVSGLKIPIGVEDEADFVSEIVALEKRNEDHVQRRGKKTFPVESEDGGPPLNPGVDD, encoded by the exons ATGGACCAAATAGGACTCGCAACAGAAACACCAAAG AGCCCCTGGGGCCAGGCTGCACCGGCGGTGGCTCCGGCCTGCTCTCTGAACGATGTGATGAGTGAACAGCTGGCcagacagctggaggaagaggagggcccCTTCCCTTCACTGGCGGA tcCAACAGCCGATCTGCTGCTGTCGGACGAAGTCGGCGACACGAGCAGCGACCTGATGCTCgcgcagatgctgcagatgcagtTTGACCGGGAGTTTGATGACCAGCTCCGCCGGGAGGAGAAGAAATTCAATGGTGACAGTAAAG TGTCCATCTCCTTCGAGAACTTCCGGATGGTTCATCCTTATGAAGACAGTGAGAGTTCTGAGGATGAGGTGGACTGGCAGGACACCAGACACGACCCCTACAGAGCCG ACAAACCTCAGGCGACCCCCCGCAGAGGCTTTTCAGGTAAAGGCAAGAACATCACGACCAAACACGACGAGGTGACGTGCGGCCGCAAGAACACGGCGCGGATGGACAAC TTTGCTCCAGAGGTCCATGTGGGCGACGGGTTGGGGATGGACCTGAAGCTGTCCAATCAGGTTTTCAACTCTCTGAAGCAGCACTGCTACAGTGAGCAGCGGCGCAGCGCCAGACTGCACGAGAAGAAGGAGCACTCCACCTCT GAACAAGCAGTGGACTCTCGCACTCGCCTGCTGATGTACAAGATGGTGAATGCCGGCGTGCTGGAGAAGATCAACGGCTGCATCAGTACCGGAAAAGAGTCGGTGGTCTTCCACGCCGATGGAGGGAG cctggaggagcagccgGTTCCAGACGAGGTGGTTCTGAAGGTCTTCAAGACGACGCTGAACGAGTTCAAGAACCGGGATCGCTACATCAAAGACGATTACCGCTTCAGAGATCGCTTCAGCAAACTGAACCCACGCAAGATCATCCGACTGTGGGCGGAGAAGGAGATGCACAACCTGTGCAG GATGAAGAAGGCCCAGATTCCCTGTCCGGAGGCGGTTCTGCTGAAGAAACACATCCTGGTGATGTCGTTCATCGGGAAAGACCACGTCCCCGCCCCCAAGCTGAAAGACGTCCTGTTGAGTGGTGAGGacatgaagaacgccttttacCAGGTTCTCCAG ATGATGCAGACGTTGTATCAGGAGTGTAACCTCGTTCACGCTGACCTGAGCGAATACAACATGCTGTGGTTTGAAGGAAAG GTCTGGTTGATCGATGTCAGTCAGTCTGTGGAGCCCACTCATCCTCACGGTTTGGAGTTCCTCTTCAGGGATTGCAAGAATGTTTCCACG TTCTTCCAGAAGAAGGACGTGGCCGAGGCCATGAACCCGTACGAGCTCTTTAATGCTGTCAGCGGACTGAAGATCCCCATTGGAGTTGAGGACGAGGCCGACTTCGTTAGTGAG ATTGTGGCTTTAGAGAAGAGGAATGAAGATCATGTGCAAAGGCGAGGAAAGAAGACTTTCCCCGTGGAGTCTGAAGATGGCGGCCCTCCTTTGAATCCGGGCGTTGATGATTAA
- the rmc1 gene encoding regulator of MON1-CCZ1 complex isoform X2, giving the protein MSEERYLELCENPVQFEHASNVNNVFFDEANKQVFAVRSGGATGVVVKGPDDKSSVAFRMDDKGEVKCIKFSIGNKILAVQRTSKSVDFINFIPEYPHIEFTQECKMKNAVVLGFCWTSWNEIIFVTDQGIEFYQVFPDKRSLKLLKSQSINVNWYQYNPEAAVILLSTTVQGNVLQPFAFKNGTMSKMSKFEIELPVVPKPAKLSLSERDIAMATIYGQLFVMYLKHHSRTANSPSAEVVLYHLPREGVCKKSHILKLNMTGKFALNIVDNLVVVHHQSSQTSLIFDIKLKEPDCAVNTHQSVLPARSIHPYRIPQSGPSVVPSQPPVSCQLYSSSWSVFQPDIIISASEGFLWYLHVRLPPTVHLLQDKGKLMDFLLRRRDCKMVILSVCAQVLEAGDRGRLPVVATVFDKLNQVYREYLEAEQSYAAAMGSGPGRGGAAQKCPVRTQAVIDQSDMYTHVLSSFTERKDASHKFTIAVLMEYIRSLNQFQIPVQHYLYELVIKTLVQHNLFYMLHQFLQYHVLSDSKPLACLLLSLESTYPPAHQLSLDMLKVRTHTHTHTHTHSVGVYHLCLLSSVSPQPTTRSWRFCCPSTRFWLRSDSSAASVATTTSLPGSSWTRRSRPETRCCSTPSSGPSSRGTSG; this is encoded by the exons ATGAGTGAGGAACGTTACCTGGAACTGTGTGAGAACCCGGTGCAGTTCGAACATGCCTCCAACGTCAACAACGTGTTTTTCGACGAAGCTAACAAGCAG GTGTTCGCGGTGCGTTCAGGGGGCGCCACAGGTGTCGTGGTGAAGGGCCCAGATGACAAAAGTAGTGTTGCCTTCAG AATGGACGATAAAGGGGAAGTGAAGTGCATCAAATTCTCTATTGGAAATAAAATCCTGGCGGTCCAAAGAACCTCCAAGTCTGTG GATTTTATCAACTTTATTCCTGAGTATCCTCACATAGAGTTCACGCAGGAGTGTAAG ATGAAGAACGCCGTCGTTCTggggttctgttggaccagctGGAACGAGATCATCTTTGTTACCGACCAGGGAATCGAGTTCTACCAG GTGTTTCCGGACAAACGCagcctgaagctgctgaagagtCAGAGCATCAACGTCAACTGGTACCAGTACAACCCAGAGGCGGCCGTCATCCTGCTGTCCACCACCGTCCAGGGAAACGTCCTGCAGCCGTTCGCCTTCAAG aacgggACCATGTCCAAGATGTCCAAGTTTGAGATCGAGCTTCCTGTTGTTCCCAAACCGGCAAAGCTCAGTCTGTCGGAGAGAgacatcgccatggcaaccat cTATGGTCAGCTCTTTGTCATGTACCTGAAACATCACTCCAGGACAGCCAACAGTCCCAGCGCTGAAGTGGTGCTGTATCACCTGCCCAg GGAGGGAGTGTGTAAGAAGAGTCACATCCTCAAGCTGAACATGACGGGGAAGTTTGCTCTGAACATCGTCGACAACCTGGTGGTGGTTCATCACCAGAGCTCtcag acgTCTCTGATCTTTGACATCAAGCTAAAGGAGCCAGATTGTGCCGTGAACACACACCAGTCTGTCCTACCAGCCAGGTCCATTCATCCCTACAGGATACCACAGTCAg GGCCGTCGGTGGTTCCATCCCAGCCTCCAGTTTCCTGTCAGCTGT ACTCTTCATCGTGGAGCGTTTTCCAGCCCGACATCATCATCAGTGCCAGCGAAG GCTTCCTGTGGTACCTGCACGTGAGGCTGCCGCCCACCGtccacctgctgcaggacaaaGGCAAATTGATGGACTTCCTGTTGCGGCGCAGAGACTGCAAGATGGTCATCCTGTCCGTCTGTGCCCAGG TTCTGGAGGCGGGGGACAGAGGGCGGCTCCCCGTGGTGGCGACCGTCTTCGACAAACTCAACCAGGTGTACAGGGAGTACCTGGAGGCGGAGCAGAGCTACGCCGCG GCGATGGGCTCGGGTCCCGGCCGGGGCGGCGCGGCGCAGAAGTGTCCCGTCAGGACTCAGGCCGTCATCGACCAGTCCGACATGTACACGCACGTCCTGTCGTCGTTCACCGAGAGGAAG GACGCCTCCCACAAGTTCACCATCGCCGTGCTGATGGAGTACATCCGCTCCCTCAACCAGTTCCAGATCCCGGTCCAG CACTACCTGTACGAGCTGGTCATCAAGACGCTGGTGCAGCACAACCTCTTCTACATGCTGCACCAGTTCCTCCAGTACCACGTCCTCAGTGACTCCAAACCCCTG gcctgtttgctgctgtctctgGAGAGCACGTATCCTCCTGCACACCAGCTGTCCCTGGATATGCTGAaggtacgcacg cacacacacacacacacacacacacactccgtcgGTGTGTATcacctctgtcttctgtccagCGTCTCTCCACAGCCAACGACGAGATCGTGGAGGTTCTGCTGTCCAAGCACCAGGTTCTGGCTGCGCTCAGATTCATCCGCAGCGTCG GTGGCCACGACAACGTCTCTGCCAGGAAGTTCCTGGACGCGGCGCAGCAGACCGGAGACCAGATGTTGTTCTACACCGTCTTCAGGTCCTTCCAGCAGAGGAACCAGCGGCTGA
- the rmc1 gene encoding regulator of MON1-CCZ1 complex isoform X1, whose amino-acid sequence MSEERYLELCENPVQFEHASNVNNVFFDEANKQVFAVRSGGATGVVVKGPDDKSSVAFRMDDKGEVKCIKFSIGNKILAVQRTSKSVDFINFIPEYPHIEFTQECKMKNAVVLGFCWTSWNEIIFVTDQGIEFYQVFPDKRSLKLLKSQSINVNWYQYNPEAAVILLSTTVQGNVLQPFAFKNGTMSKMSKFEIELPVVPKPAKLSLSERDIAMATIYGQLFVMYLKHHSRTANSPSAEVVLYHLPREGVCKKSHILKLNMTGKFALNIVDNLVVVHHQSSQTSLIFDIKLKEPDCAVNTHQSVLPARSIHPYRIPQSGPSVVPSQPPVSCQLYSSSWSVFQPDIIISASEGFLWYLHVRLPPTVHLLQDKGKLMDFLLRRRDCKMVILSVCAQVLEAGDRGRLPVVATVFDKLNQVYREYLEAEQSYAAAMGSGPGRGGAAQKCPVRTQAVIDQSDMYTHVLSSFTERKDASHKFTIAVLMEYIRSLNQFQIPVQHYLYELVIKTLVQHNLFYMLHQFLQYHVLSDSKPLACLLLSLESTYPPAHQLSLDMLKRLSTANDEIVEVLLSKHQVLAALRFIRSVGGHDNVSARKFLDAAQQTGDQMLFYTVFRSFQQRNQRLRGSPSFNPGEHCEEHILHFKQLFGEQALMKPSTV is encoded by the exons ATGAGTGAGGAACGTTACCTGGAACTGTGTGAGAACCCGGTGCAGTTCGAACATGCCTCCAACGTCAACAACGTGTTTTTCGACGAAGCTAACAAGCAG GTGTTCGCGGTGCGTTCAGGGGGCGCCACAGGTGTCGTGGTGAAGGGCCCAGATGACAAAAGTAGTGTTGCCTTCAG AATGGACGATAAAGGGGAAGTGAAGTGCATCAAATTCTCTATTGGAAATAAAATCCTGGCGGTCCAAAGAACCTCCAAGTCTGTG GATTTTATCAACTTTATTCCTGAGTATCCTCACATAGAGTTCACGCAGGAGTGTAAG ATGAAGAACGCCGTCGTTCTggggttctgttggaccagctGGAACGAGATCATCTTTGTTACCGACCAGGGAATCGAGTTCTACCAG GTGTTTCCGGACAAACGCagcctgaagctgctgaagagtCAGAGCATCAACGTCAACTGGTACCAGTACAACCCAGAGGCGGCCGTCATCCTGCTGTCCACCACCGTCCAGGGAAACGTCCTGCAGCCGTTCGCCTTCAAG aacgggACCATGTCCAAGATGTCCAAGTTTGAGATCGAGCTTCCTGTTGTTCCCAAACCGGCAAAGCTCAGTCTGTCGGAGAGAgacatcgccatggcaaccat cTATGGTCAGCTCTTTGTCATGTACCTGAAACATCACTCCAGGACAGCCAACAGTCCCAGCGCTGAAGTGGTGCTGTATCACCTGCCCAg GGAGGGAGTGTGTAAGAAGAGTCACATCCTCAAGCTGAACATGACGGGGAAGTTTGCTCTGAACATCGTCGACAACCTGGTGGTGGTTCATCACCAGAGCTCtcag acgTCTCTGATCTTTGACATCAAGCTAAAGGAGCCAGATTGTGCCGTGAACACACACCAGTCTGTCCTACCAGCCAGGTCCATTCATCCCTACAGGATACCACAGTCAg GGCCGTCGGTGGTTCCATCCCAGCCTCCAGTTTCCTGTCAGCTGT ACTCTTCATCGTGGAGCGTTTTCCAGCCCGACATCATCATCAGTGCCAGCGAAG GCTTCCTGTGGTACCTGCACGTGAGGCTGCCGCCCACCGtccacctgctgcaggacaaaGGCAAATTGATGGACTTCCTGTTGCGGCGCAGAGACTGCAAGATGGTCATCCTGTCCGTCTGTGCCCAGG TTCTGGAGGCGGGGGACAGAGGGCGGCTCCCCGTGGTGGCGACCGTCTTCGACAAACTCAACCAGGTGTACAGGGAGTACCTGGAGGCGGAGCAGAGCTACGCCGCG GCGATGGGCTCGGGTCCCGGCCGGGGCGGCGCGGCGCAGAAGTGTCCCGTCAGGACTCAGGCCGTCATCGACCAGTCCGACATGTACACGCACGTCCTGTCGTCGTTCACCGAGAGGAAG GACGCCTCCCACAAGTTCACCATCGCCGTGCTGATGGAGTACATCCGCTCCCTCAACCAGTTCCAGATCCCGGTCCAG CACTACCTGTACGAGCTGGTCATCAAGACGCTGGTGCAGCACAACCTCTTCTACATGCTGCACCAGTTCCTCCAGTACCACGTCCTCAGTGACTCCAAACCCCTG gcctgtttgctgctgtctctgGAGAGCACGTATCCTCCTGCACACCAGCTGTCCCTGGATATGCTGAag CGTCTCTCCACAGCCAACGACGAGATCGTGGAGGTTCTGCTGTCCAAGCACCAGGTTCTGGCTGCGCTCAGATTCATCCGCAGCGTCG GTGGCCACGACAACGTCTCTGCCAGGAAGTTCCTGGACGCGGCGCAGCAGACCGGAGACCAGATGTTGTTCTACACCGTCTTCAGGTCCTTCCAGCAGAGGAACCAGCGGCTGAGAGGAAGCCCCAGTTTCAACCCTG gagagCATTGTGAGGAACACATTCTCCACTTTAAGCAGCTGTTTGGAGAACAGGCGCTGATGAAACCCTCCACTGTGTGA